A DNA window from Centropristis striata isolate RG_2023a ecotype Rhode Island chromosome 10, C.striata_1.0, whole genome shotgun sequence contains the following coding sequences:
- the lnpa gene encoding endoplasmic reticulum junction formation protein lunapark-A — MGAVISRWRAKPSTVDILEGIDKDIQTLEDYSEKYQRQLKIWVGRLLLYSTLLFLITCVVVYCWYLPEQLMGRLILSLPFLIFPLLVWLLRKMLIIIFSRRTEKNNEKLDDLKAQKRKILEEVMETETYKNAKMILERFDPDSKRKIELESTPVGPQMTPKPGQELRQRNVIPKTPSVLNPASGAAARPPQPPASGPTYPGRTSHSAPGGPPERSLSAIAAQQSLMRRPVTPGTPVPGVGMHPPGPPLARPVVPRDRGALDRVIEYLVGDGPQNRYALICQQCLSHNGMALKEEFEYVAFRCAYCFFLNPARKTRPQAPRLPEASEELNMSSQAAVASPAAEGDDDQSVLGQTKLADVSAETDTQEPSTPTTTEPSSASDGHSTPESQDLPSEKSDGEHDVSAMEVE, encoded by the exons ATGGGGGCTGTCATCTCACGGTGGAGG GCTAAGCCATCCACTGTGGATATATTGGAGGGTATCGATAAG GATATACAGACTCTTGAAGATTACAGTGAGAAGTATCAGAGGCAGCTGAAGATCTGGGTTGGACGACTGCTTCTGTACTCGACTCTTCTCTTCCTGATCACATGTGTAGTTGTGTATTGCTGGTACCTACCTGAACAGTTGATGGGACGGCTCATATTGTCTCTTCCCTTCCTAATATTTCCGTTATT AGTTTGGTTGCTGCGAAAAAtgctgataattattttttcacgaagaactgaaaaaaata atgAAAAATTAGATGATCTCAAagcacaaaaaaggaaaata CTTGAAGAAGTTATGGAAACTGAGACgtataaaaatgctaaaatgattCTGGAGAGATTTGATCCTGATTCCAAGAGAAAAATT GAGCTTGAATCCACTCCAGTTGGACCTCAGATGACTCCAAAACCAGGACAAG AGCTCCGCCAGCGTAATGTCATCCCAAAGACCCCCTCAGTGTTGAATCCTGCAAGCGGAGCTGCTGCCCGCCCTCCTCAGCCGCCTGCCTCTGGGCCCACCTATCCTGGACGAACTTCCCACTCTGCTCCAGGTGGACCCCCAGAGAGGAGCCTGTCTGCTATAGCTGCTCAGCAGAGCTTGATGAGGAGGCCTGTGACCCCTGGAACACCTGTTCCAGGAGTCG GGATGCACCCCCCAGGCCCGCCCCTGGCCAGACCTGTGGTCCCGAGGGACAGAGGCGCTCTGGACAGAGTCATTGAGTATCTTGTTGGGGACGGCCCTCAGAACCG ATACGCTCTCATCTGTCAGCAGTGTCTGTCCCATAACGGCATGGCATTAAAAGAGGAATTTGAATACGTTG cTTTCCGATGTGCGTATTGTTTTTTCCTGAACCCTGCGAGAAAGACCAGGCCCCAGGCTCCCAGACTCCCCGAGGCCAGCGAAGAACTGAATATGTCATCCCAGGCGGCCGTAGCTTCGCCTGCTGCTGAAGGAGATGACGACCAATCTGTTTTAG GGCAAACCAAGCTGGCTGATGTCTCTgctgaaacagacacacaagagCCAAGCACTCCAACAACCACAGAGCCCAGCTCTGCGTCAGACGGCCACAGCACCCCAGAGTCACAAGATCTGCCCTCTGAGAAATCTGACGGAGAGCACGATGTGTCCGCCATGGAAGTGGAATAA